CATCGCCAACGGCGGCAAGGTGTTGCGGCCGGAACTGGTCTACCGGATCGAAACCATGGACGGCGAGGCGGTCTTCAGGCGCGAAACCGACGTTGTCAGGCAGGTTGACCTTGGCGCGCGGGCGCTGCAGGCGGTGCGCCGGGGACTGGTCGCGGTGGTCAACGAGCCGCACGGCACCGGCTGGGCCACCCGGCTGCGGCAGATCGAGGTCGCCGGCAAGACCGGAACCTCGCAGGTCGTCCGACGCAAGTCGAACGAGGAGGAAGAGCGGGAGAAAGATCGCGACCGGACCCCCTGGCGTTTCCGGGATCATGCCCTCTTCGTCGGCTACGCGCCGGCGGACGAGCCGCGGATCGCCGTGGCGGTGGTGGTCGAGCACGGACGCCACGGATCGACCGCTGCCGCTCCCATCGCCCGGGCGATCTTTCGCAGCTATTTCCATCTCGCCGACGGCGAGGAGATGGAAAATCCCGGCTATCTCGGAGACTGAGCATGTTCGATCGGCGATTGCTGACCCATTTCGACTGGCTGCTGCTGATTCTGGTGCTGCTGATCGCCGCCATCGGCATCGGCAACCTCTACAGCGCCACCAGCGCCTGGGAAGCGCGGGTCGGCGGCGTCTACCTGCGACAGATCGCCTGGCTCGGGTTCGGGGTGACGCTGGCGCTGGCGCTCTGCCTGTTCGATTACCGGCGGCTGATCCACCTGAGCTTTTTCTTCTATGCCGCCAACATCCTGCTGCTGGTCGCCGTCTTCGTGATCGGCAAGACGATCATGGGGGCCACTCGCTGGATCGATCTCGGCTTTTTCAACCTGCAGCCCAGCGAGGTGATGAAGCTGGTCATCATCATGGCCCTGGCCCGCTATTTCAGCGAGAACGCCCCCTATGGCGGTTTCAGCCTGAAGGAGCTGGGAGGTCCCTTTCTGCTGCTCGGCATTCCGGTGCTGCTGGTCGCCAGGCAGCCCGATCTCGGCACCGCCCTGCTGATCCTCTTTATCGGCCTGAGCATGGCCCTGGTCGCCGGCATCCGGCGGCAGACCCTGCTCTTTCTGACCCTGAGCGGCATGCTCGGATGCTGGGGCGGCTGGTATCTGCTGCACGACTACCAGCGCCAGCGCATCATGACCTTTCTCGACCCCGAACACGACCCCCTTGGCGCCGGCTATCACATCATCCAGTCGAAAATCGCCGTCGGCAGCGGTGAATTCTTCGGCAAGGGATTCATGCAGGGAACCCAGTCGCGGCTCTCCTTTCTGCCCGAGCGGCACACCGATTTCGCCTTTTCGGTCTTCGCCGAGGAATGGGGTTTTACCGGCTGCCTGCTGCTCATCGGCCTCTATCTGCTGCTGGTGCTCTGGGGGCTTTACATCGCCCGGCGGGCCGCCGACCGCTTCGGCAGCTATCTCGCCGTCGGCGTCACCGCCATGCTCTTCTGGCACATCGTGGTCAATCTCGGTATGGTTATCGGCCTGCTGCCGGTGGTCGGCGTGCCGCTGCCGCTCTTTTCGTATGGCGGCACCAGCATGGTGACGACGATGGTGGGGGTGGGGATGCTGCTCAACGTCAGCATGCGACGCTTTGTCTTCTAGGGCGGCCGATAAGGGCGCATCTGCCGCGTTACGCTCAGTCTTAAATCCTCGACGTAGCAACCGCTACGCCTGCTCATCCTTCACAAGCCTTGCATATCTGCGTCCTTCTCGACTGCCCTGGAACGGTTTTGCCGGAAAGATTGAAAGACCGGGTTTCCCCTTCGCGTGGAAGCCACTGAATGGAGGCGGACTGTTCCGGGAAAAAGGCCATGAATGCCCGAGGCGACAGCTGAGTTTTCAAGGCCGCCGAAACAGTCTGCCGGAGTGAAGGCACCCGCATTTCCCTTGCCTCTTCGTCTCGCTCCGGCTGCGGCATAGGGGGCTTTCGTTTCGCGATTCGTGATTCTCGATTCTTGTTTCCTGAGTCCTGTTATACTGAGAACAGAAAACGAACAGGGGAGGTGGGTCATGCACGAAGCGCGGTTCTGGGAACAGGGCGAAAACGGCGATGTCCGTTGTCGGCTCTGCCGGTTTCACTGCCGCATTGCGCCGGGGCGGGTCGGACTGTGTGGCGTGCGGGAAAACCACGACGGCACCCTCTACACCCGTGTTTACGGCCGCAGCATTACCGAGGCGGTCGATCCGATCGAGAAAAAACCCCTCTATCATGTCGAACCCGGCTCCCTGAGTTTTTCCATCGCCACCGTCGGCTGCAATTTCCGCTGCCTGCACTGCCAGAATTACCAGATTTCGCAATGGCCGAGTGAGCGGGGGCAGGTCGCCGGTGAAAGGCTGACTCCCGCCGAGGTGGTGCGGCGCGCCAGGGCCGCCGGCTGCCGCAGCATCGCCTACACCTACACCGAACCGACCATTTATTACGAGTATGCTTTCGACACGGCCGTTCTCGCCCGCCGGGCCGGCCTGCGCAACATCTTCGTCAGCAACGGCTATATCGAAACCGCGCCGCTGGAGGCGATCGCCCCCTGGCTGGATGCCGCCAACATCGACCTGAAGGGCTTTCGCGACGATGTCTACCGGAAACTGACCGGGGCCTCCCTTGACGGTGTGCTGGCGACCATGCGCGACTACCGGCGGCTCGGCATCTGGCTCGAAGTGACCACTCTGATCATTCCGGGGATCAACGACGATGACGGGCAACTGAAGGGCATCGCCGGCTTCATCGCCGATGAACTCGGCCCCGAGGTTCCCTGGCATGTCACCGCCTTCTATCCGACCTACCGGCTGCTCGACGCGCCCCCGACGTCACCCGAGATTCTGTGCCGTGCCCGCCAGTTCGGCCTGGATGCCGGTCTGCGGCATGTCTATACCGGCAACGTGCATGATCCCGAAGGAGGGCATACCTACTGTGCCGGTTGCGGCCGGAAGGTTATCAAGCGGCGTGGTTTCCAGGTGGTTTCGCTGCGGCTCGACAACGGCTGCTGTCGGCAGTGCGGAAACCGCCTGGCCGGGCTTTTCAATATCGGACCGGGAGGAGAAAAGGGCACGTCATGCGCCTGATGCTGCTGGCGCTGCTGCTCTGGCCAGGCCTGGCCTTGGCGGCCTGGGACCTTTCCCGGTCGAGCATCAATACCGAGGAAATTCTTTCCGGGGGACCGCCCAGAGACGGGATTCCGGCCCTGCTGGAACCGCAATTCGCCCTCGCGGGCCAGGTTCCCTTCATGCGCCCCGACGATCTGGTTCTGGGGGTGGAACTCAACGGGGTCGCCAAGGCCTATCCGACCCGCATCCTTTCCTGGCATGAACTGGTCAACGATCGATTCGGCGGCCTGCCGGTCCTGGTCTCCTGGTGACCGCTGGCCTATTCGGGGGTCGTGTACTCCCGCAGGATCGGAGCCGAGGAACTGACCTTCGGGGTATCCGGTCTGCTGTACCGAAGCAATGTGCTGATGTACGACCATCAGAGCGAATCGCTCTGGTCGCAGATCCTCAGCGAGGCGGTGACCGGCCCGCGGCTGGGCAGCCGTCTGGAAGTCCTGCCTTCGACCCTGACCCGTTGGGACAAATGGCGCCGTCAGCACCCCGGGACGCTGGTTCTGACTACCGCGACCGGTTACGACCGGGACTACAGCCGGGATCCCTACGAGGATTACTACCGCCGGCGCAGCGGCCTGTTCGGTTTTCTGAGTGCCGGTCCGGGAGAAGAGGACAAGGAACTGGTGGTCGGGATCGAGCTTGAGGGAGTCAGTCGCGCTTATCCGCTTGACTGGCTCAAACGGCGGGGCCGCCTGGTCGACACGTCGGTGCCGGGAACCCTGACTCTGAACTACGATGGAGCCACGGACCAGCTGCAGGTGCGCGACCGGGATGGCCGGCCGTTGCCGCACCTGATAACCTACTGGTTCGTCTGGAAGGCTTTTCATCCCCGGACGGAACGTTTCGCCCCTCCGGCAGAACCTTCTCGCTAGCGGAGCCGGCGCTTTCAGGCCGGCTGGGAAACGGGGGCTTCGGGCCCCTGCGATCTGTCGGGGCGGTCTTCTTTTGCTCTCTGGTCGGTCGTTTCCTCCGGCAGCAGGAAGCGGCTGACCTCGGGGAGCAGCTGGTCGGCCAGACCACGCAACTGGTCGACGTTGTTGCCGAGGGTTTTCATGGCGTTCAGGTTGGTTTTGGCAATGTCGGAGATACTCTGCAACGATTCGACCATCGCCTTGCTCGCGGCCCGTTCCTGGTCCATGGCGGAGGCGATCTCCCTCGAGAACTCGTAGGTTTCGTTCAGGGTCCGGGAAATGATGGCGCTGCCTTCGGCCTGTTCCCGGGTGCCGGCCTTGAGCCACTCGGCGATCTCCCTGAGTTCTTCGGTCGCGGCGACGATCTGGTCGCTGCCCTTTTTCTGTTCGGCGATCATCTCCTTGATTTCCCGCACCTGGTCGCTGTTGCGGGAGATTTCCAGGCGGATGTTCTGGCTGCTGGACCGCTGGGCGGCCGCGGCTTCCGCGATTTCCCGGGCCATCCGGCCGGCCTGCCCGGAACTGTCGACGATTTCGGCGATGGTCTGGCGGGCCTGATCGACCGCGGAAATGCTCGCGTCAGCGCCTTCGATGACCCGTTCGATCATGCTGACGGCGGTGCCGAGTTCGTTCTGGACTCCCTCGATCACCTGCTCGATCTGGTTGATCTGCCCGGTGGTGGTTTCGGAAAGATTGCGGATTTCGTCGGCGACCACGGCGAAGCTGCGGCCGTGTTCCCCGGCCTGGGCGGCGATGATGGCGGCATTGAGGGCGAGGAGGTTGGTCCGCTCGGCGACCGAGCGGATCATGGCGAGGATGTCGCCAATGCTGCTCGATTTCTTCCCCAGAGAATGGATCAGGGACCGGTAGCTGATGATTTCTTCCCGGTTCCGGGCGGTTTCCCTGGCGACCTGGTCAAGAGCCCAGGACCCCTCCTGGCCCGCCATTTCCGCGACCCTGGCCGCCAGGATTGCAGATTCGTCGGCGCGGCGGCCGACCTGGTCGCTGCTGTCGGCCAGTTCTTCGGCGGTGTTGCGCATCTGTGCTGCCGAGCTGGCCAGGTAATCCAGAAATTCCAGGTTCTGGCCGAGGAGACTGTGCATCTGGGCCATGGAAGAGGAGATGCTCTGCACCGCTTCGGCGACCCGGTCGGAAAGTTGCGAGCCATCCTTGATGCTGGCGGCCATTTCTTCGGCGGAAACCTTCGATTCGTTGAGCGAATCGGTGAGATTCACGACTTTGGCGTTGATCTGGGTGATGATGGTTTCCAGTTCCGTGACCTTGTGAGTGACGGTGCTGATTTCCCGGGTCTGTTCGTCGGCTCCCTGGCTTACCTGGGTCGCGCAGCGATCGAGTTCGCGGGCCGTGTTGCCGACCTGCCGGGCCGAATGCTGGATACTGCGGACGGTGCCGCGCAGCTTGTCGACCATGGTGCCGATGGCATCCGCCAGCAGGCCGAGCTCGTCCTCGCTGGTACGGTTGACTTCGCGGGTGAGATCGCCTTCCGCCACGGCTTCGGAGATACGGACCAGGTCGCGGATCGGCCGGGCCAGGGCGTTGTGCAGCAGAAAGGCGATGAACACGGCGA
This region of Geothermobacter ehrlichii genomic DNA includes:
- the rodA gene encoding rod shape-determining protein RodA; translation: MFDRRLLTHFDWLLLILVLLIAAIGIGNLYSATSAWEARVGGVYLRQIAWLGFGVTLALALCLFDYRRLIHLSFFFYAANILLLVAVFVIGKTIMGATRWIDLGFFNLQPSEVMKLVIIMALARYFSENAPYGGFSLKELGGPFLLLGIPVLLVARQPDLGTALLILFIGLSMALVAGIRRQTLLFLTLSGMLGCWGGWYLLHDYQRQRIMTFLDPEHDPLGAGYHIIQSKIAVGSGEFFGKGFMQGTQSRLSFLPERHTDFAFSVFAEEWGFTGCLLLIGLYLLLVLWGLYIARRAADRFGSYLAVGVTAMLFWHIVVNLGMVIGLLPVVGVPLPLFSYGGTSMVTTMVGVGMLLNVSMRRFVF
- the amrS gene encoding AmmeMemoRadiSam system radical SAM enzyme, yielding MHEARFWEQGENGDVRCRLCRFHCRIAPGRVGLCGVRENHDGTLYTRVYGRSITEAVDPIEKKPLYHVEPGSLSFSIATVGCNFRCLHCQNYQISQWPSERGQVAGERLTPAEVVRRARAAGCRSIAYTYTEPTIYYEYAFDTAVLARRAGLRNIFVSNGYIETAPLEAIAPWLDAANIDLKGFRDDVYRKLTGASLDGVLATMRDYRRLGIWLEVTTLIIPGINDDDGQLKGIAGFIADELGPEVPWHVTAFYPTYRLLDAPPTSPEILCRARQFGLDAGLRHVYTGNVHDPEGGHTYCAGCGRKVIKRRGFQVVSLRLDNGCCRQCGNRLAGLFNIGPGGEKGTSCA
- a CDS encoding DUF3179 domain-containing protein; this encodes MRLMLLALLLWPGLALAAWDLSRSSINTEEILSGGPPRDGIPALLEPQFALAGQVPFMRPDDLVLGVELNGVAKAYPTRILSWHELVNDRFGGLPVLVSWUPLAYSGVVYSRRIGAEELTFGVSGLLYRSNVLMYDHQSESLWSQILSEAVTGPRLGSRLEVLPSTLTRWDKWRRQHPGTLVLTTATGYDRDYSRDPYEDYYRRRSGLFGFLSAGPGEEDKELVVGIELEGVSRAYPLDWLKRRGRLVDTSVPGTLTLNYDGATDQLQVRDRDGRPLPHLITYWFVWKAFHPRTERFAPPAEPSR
- a CDS encoding methyl-accepting chemotaxis protein gives rise to the protein MRSGLSHRAIRNFGLGLLVIIIMVMVGSGIYQASTMDQRLQTLETYRQHLESADAILTDFLDIRGQMTSMIIEERSDPKLLLTEIKQLQAKIAELQKQLPEDKSRKLITDFGEKLGRFRVAAIAYLQEMALGTKGEGIRTWGNVLLQLEKEAHQIGAEFKAWFRQQIRDQNRIILANANRNRTLVILFGGIGAVVAVFIAFLLHNALARPIRDLVRISEAVAEGDLTREVNRTSEDELGLLADAIGTMVDKLRGTVRSIQHSARQVGNTARELDRCATQVSQGADEQTREISTVTHKVTELETIITQINAKVVNLTDSLNESKVSAEEMAASIKDGSQLSDRVAEAVQSISSSMAQMHSLLGQNLEFLDYLASSAAQMRNTAEELADSSDQVGRRADESAILAARVAEMAGQEGSWALDQVARETARNREEIISYRSLIHSLGKKSSSIGDILAMIRSVAERTNLLALNAAIIAAQAGEHGRSFAVVADEIRNLSETTTGQINQIEQVIEGVQNELGTAVSMIERVIEGADASISAVDQARQTIAEIVDSSGQAGRMAREIAEAAAAQRSSSQNIRLEISRNSDQVREIKEMIAEQKKGSDQIVAATEELREIAEWLKAGTREQAEGSAIISRTLNETYEFSREIASAMDQERAASKAMVESLQSISDIAKTNLNAMKTLGNNVDQLRGLADQLLPEVSRFLLPEETTDQRAKEDRPDRSQGPEAPVSQPA